A section of the Ciceribacter thiooxidans genome encodes:
- a CDS encoding OmpA family protein, producing the protein MTLRSKLFATVALPVLSAAIVVEPVAARAVSQAQEAVAPSARGEQGILVAQVTCGDGSEAESADACPQAPAEQQAPAEEQQAPADEQPPVEEQQPPAEEQQAPAAEPAPQEQQAPAEEQAPAAEPQAPAEEQPPAEEQQAPADEQPAPAEEQAPAEEQQAPAEEPQAPAEEQQAPADEPQAPAEEQQAPADEQPAPAEEQAPAEEQQAPAEEPQAPAEDQQAPAEQQQAPAEEQQVPTEEQQAPAPDATQGEAPAAPDQSSADQAPEQQGEQAVIPAVEPPEEAPVPEIVDTRTEEEKLQIAEDPSKTAETVVLPVDNGAAVLDSDKDADNSGGEGVREQRMQLRSEEPVAPPPESDAAAQAEAIQVEQQTLEANIKEEGTRLDAAPTFQVPQTVINNVTNVTNVTNNTVTQNNVSNQVTEVRVIDQVDDRMIINVGDQIVVRGDERERIRYDAQDSYYEELSRGRVRETVVRENGTRIVTVYNRYGDIIQRSRVTEDGDEYVLFYAPEADTDRPHVYVDVGRSLPPMRLTVPLDDYIVTVSDEPDRNYYDFLAQPPVERVERVYSIEEVKSSARLRDKVRRIDLDTITFASGSAEVPLAQAKTLRKVAEAMEKVLAKDPGEVFLIEGHTDAVGSDRSNLVLSDQRAETVANLLTEVYGIPPENMSVQGYGERYLKIRTQAAEQQNRRVTIRRVTPLVRPVAANR; encoded by the coding sequence ATGACTTTGAGATCAAAACTGTTCGCCACGGTCGCCCTGCCGGTTCTCTCGGCGGCCATCGTCGTGGAGCCGGTGGCCGCGCGCGCCGTCTCGCAGGCTCAGGAGGCTGTCGCCCCGTCCGCTCGCGGGGAGCAGGGAATTCTTGTCGCGCAGGTAACCTGCGGCGACGGAAGCGAGGCCGAATCGGCCGATGCCTGTCCCCAAGCGCCGGCCGAGCAACAGGCACCGGCTGAAGAACAGCAGGCACCTGCCGATGAGCAGCCACCCGTAGAGGAACAACAGCCACCGGCCGAGGAACAGCAGGCGCCGGCCGCGGAACCGGCTCCTCAGGAACAACAGGCGCCGGCCGAAGAGCAAGCACCCGCGGCCGAGCCGCAGGCCCCGGCAGAAGAGCAGCCGCCTGCAGAGGAACAACAGGCACCTGCCGATGAGCAGCCGGCTCCGGCCGAGGAACAGGCTCCGGCGGAAGAGCAACAGGCCCCTGCCGAAGAGCCGCAGGCTCCGGCCGAGGAGCAACAGGCCCCTGCCGATGAGCCGCAGGCTCCGGCCGAGGAGCAACAGGCACCTGCCGATGAGCAGCCCGCTCCCGCCGAGGAGCAGGCACCGGCTGAGGAGCAACAGGCCCCTGCCGAAGAGCCGCAGGCTCCGGCCGAAGATCAACAGGCGCCTGCAGAGCAGCAACAGGCCCCCGCCGAAGAGCAGCAGGTTCCGACGGAAGAACAGCAGGCTCCGGCCCCGGACGCCACGCAGGGAGAAGCCCCGGCCGCTCCCGACCAGTCGTCCGCCGACCAGGCGCCGGAGCAGCAGGGTGAGCAGGCCGTAATCCCGGCCGTCGAGCCTCCGGAAGAGGCTCCTGTTCCGGAAATCGTCGATACGAGGACCGAAGAAGAGAAGCTGCAGATCGCCGAAGATCCCTCGAAGACGGCCGAGACGGTCGTCCTGCCGGTCGACAACGGCGCTGCCGTTCTCGACAGCGACAAGGATGCCGACAATTCCGGAGGCGAGGGCGTGCGTGAACAGCGCATGCAATTGAGGTCGGAAGAGCCGGTCGCCCCGCCGCCGGAAAGTGATGCGGCTGCGCAGGCGGAAGCGATCCAGGTGGAGCAGCAGACCCTCGAGGCTAACATCAAGGAAGAGGGAACGAGGCTCGATGCGGCGCCCACCTTCCAGGTGCCCCAGACGGTCATCAACAACGTGACCAACGTCACCAATGTGACCAACAACACGGTGACCCAGAACAACGTGTCCAACCAGGTCACGGAGGTAAGGGTCATCGATCAGGTCGACGACCGTATGATTATCAACGTCGGAGATCAGATCGTCGTCCGCGGCGACGAGCGTGAGCGCATTCGCTATGACGCCCAGGACAGCTACTATGAGGAGCTGTCGCGTGGCCGCGTTCGCGAAACGGTCGTCCGTGAAAACGGAACGCGGATCGTCACCGTCTACAACCGCTATGGTGATATCATCCAGCGCTCACGCGTCACGGAGGACGGCGACGAATACGTGCTGTTCTACGCTCCGGAGGCGGATACGGATCGCCCGCACGTTTATGTCGACGTCGGACGCAGCCTTCCGCCGATGCGCCTCACCGTGCCGCTCGACGACTATATCGTCACCGTCTCGGACGAGCCCGACCGTAACTACTACGACTTCCTCGCCCAGCCGCCGGTCGAACGGGTGGAACGCGTCTATTCGATCGAGGAAGTGAAGTCGTCGGCGCGTCTGCGCGACAAGGTCCGCCGTATCGATCTCGACACCATCACCTTCGCGTCCGGATCGGCGGAAGTGCCGCTCGCCCAGGCCAAGACGCTCCGCAAGGTTGCGGAAGCGATGGAGAAGGTGCTGGCGAAGGATCCCGGCGAGGTCTTCCTCATCGAAGGTCACACGGACGCCGTCGGCTCCGATCGCTCGAACCTCGTGCTTTCGGACCAGCGCGCCGAAACGGTCGCCAACCTGCTGACCGAAGTCTACGGCATCCCGCCGGAGAACATGTCGGTCCAGGGGTATGGCGAGCGGTACCTCAAGATCCGTACGCAGGCCGCCGAGCAGCAGAACCGGCGTGTGACCATCCGCCGTGTCACGCCGCTGGTACGCCCGGTTGCGGCGAACCGTTAA
- the mobB gene encoding molybdopterin-guanine dinucleotide biosynthesis protein B, which translates to MTATPRIFGISGWKNSGKTGLAVRLVAEFTRRGYRISTIKHAHHDFDIDKVGADSYRHREAGAHEVTIVSGTRYAIMHELRGAPEPSFAEILARIAPCDLVLIEGYKREPVPKIEARRLEAKSREPLAPTDPHIVAIAADHPVTDTALPVFDLDDTVAIADFVARVTGLPPVSPASA; encoded by the coding sequence ATGACGGCAACGCCAAGGATCTTCGGCATTTCCGGCTGGAAGAATTCCGGCAAGACGGGCCTCGCCGTCCGCCTCGTCGCCGAGTTCACCCGCCGTGGCTACCGGATCTCGACCATCAAGCACGCTCACCACGACTTCGACATCGACAAGGTCGGCGCCGACAGCTACCGCCACCGCGAGGCGGGTGCGCATGAAGTGACGATCGTCTCGGGAACACGCTACGCCATCATGCACGAGCTGCGCGGCGCGCCGGAACCCAGCTTCGCGGAAATCCTGGCGCGGATTGCGCCCTGCGATCTCGTCCTGATCGAGGGATACAAGCGCGAACCTGTCCCGAAGATCGAAGCGCGACGGCTCGAAGCGAAGAGCCGGGAGCCGCTCGCCCCCACCGATCCGCACATCGTCGCGATTGCCGCCGATCACCCCGTGACCGACACTGCCTTGCCCGTGTTCGATCTCGACGACACGGTCGCGATCGCCGATTTCGTCGCCCGCGTCACCGGCTTGCCCCCGGTTTCCCCCGCATCCGCCTGA